In a genomic window of Ochrobactrum sp. Marseille-Q0166:
- a CDS encoding ABC transporter ATP-binding protein yields the protein MDNPNKPPLLNIRGLRISSDEGLIVDGIDLTLQKGHVLGLIGESGAGKSTIGLAALGFARSGLQITGGSVALDGQDILSLSGKNRQRIRGSRIAYVAQSAAAAFNPAHKLIDQVTEASVWHGLMKRGEARSRAVELFTLLGLPDPQNFGERYPHQVSGGQLQRAMTAMALCTSPDLVVFDEPTTALDVTTQIEVLIAIKKAIATTGTAALYISHDLAVVAQIADEIMVLRHGKMVERGSVRKIFDAPQEDYTRQLVAVRQKEIEGRIETSASLLSIANISASYSPATPVLADITLDLAKGQTLAIVGESGSGKSTLARVVCGLLAPTAGNIHFDGAVLPASLERRSKETLRNIQMISQLPDLALNPRRTIAEIIGRPLQFYFGMPRDLRSNAVDELMELTGLPKSLLKRYPAELSGGQKQRVCIARALAARPKLLVCDEPTSALDPLVAEGILELLRRVQNETETSYLFITHDLAIVRAIADKIAVMHRGTVVRYGLKSDVLSPPYDDYTAKLLASVPQMKPGWLDDIMAQRADLTIADTDKDMKI from the coding sequence ATGGATAATCCGAATAAACCACCACTTCTGAACATCCGTGGTCTCCGGATAAGCTCCGATGAAGGTTTGATCGTTGACGGCATTGATCTGACTTTGCAAAAAGGCCACGTACTCGGCCTGATCGGGGAGTCCGGCGCAGGTAAATCGACCATTGGTCTCGCTGCTCTTGGTTTCGCACGCAGCGGCCTTCAGATCACTGGTGGATCGGTTGCGCTGGATGGGCAAGACATACTTTCCTTATCCGGCAAGAATAGGCAGAGAATCCGCGGCAGCCGGATCGCCTATGTGGCGCAATCTGCAGCTGCGGCATTCAATCCTGCCCATAAGCTGATCGATCAGGTTACGGAGGCCAGCGTCTGGCACGGCCTCATGAAACGTGGCGAAGCGAGAAGCCGCGCTGTTGAGTTATTCACCCTGCTGGGTCTACCGGATCCACAAAATTTTGGCGAGCGTTATCCCCATCAGGTTTCAGGAGGCCAGCTTCAGCGCGCCATGACCGCAATGGCGCTTTGTACCAGTCCTGATCTTGTGGTGTTTGACGAACCGACAACCGCTCTCGATGTAACGACACAGATTGAGGTGCTGATTGCCATCAAAAAAGCAATCGCAACCACTGGAACAGCCGCACTTTATATATCGCATGATCTGGCAGTTGTCGCTCAGATTGCCGATGAGATCATGGTGCTTCGCCATGGAAAAATGGTGGAACGAGGTTCTGTTCGCAAAATTTTTGATGCGCCACAGGAAGACTATACCCGGCAGCTTGTGGCAGTTCGTCAAAAGGAAATTGAAGGTCGCATAGAAACGTCTGCTTCCTTACTTTCCATTGCAAACATTTCCGCTTCCTATAGTCCGGCGACACCTGTGCTTGCCGACATCACGCTTGATCTCGCAAAAGGTCAGACACTGGCTATCGTGGGCGAGTCTGGTTCCGGTAAATCGACACTGGCCCGTGTGGTGTGCGGCCTCCTCGCACCTACAGCCGGAAACATACACTTTGACGGCGCAGTTTTGCCTGCAAGTCTGGAACGTCGTTCAAAAGAGACGCTGCGCAATATCCAGATGATCAGCCAGTTGCCCGATTTGGCTCTTAATCCGCGCCGGACCATAGCAGAAATAATCGGCAGACCATTGCAGTTTTATTTTGGGATGCCGCGTGATTTGCGAAGCAATGCTGTTGACGAGTTGATGGAGCTCACCGGACTGCCTAAAAGCCTTCTCAAAAGGTATCCGGCTGAGTTGTCAGGCGGCCAGAAACAGCGTGTCTGTATTGCTCGCGCGCTTGCTGCACGCCCCAAACTGCTTGTATGCGATGAGCCAACTTCCGCTCTCGATCCATTGGTGGCAGAGGGCATTCTGGAGCTGTTGCGTCGGGTTCAAAACGAGACAGAGACCTCTTATCTCTTTATCACGCACGATCTCGCAATCGTTCGAGCCATAGCCGACAAAATTGCTGTCATGCACCGGGGAACAGTCGTGCGTTATGGATTGAAGTCAGACGTACTCAGTCCGCCTTATGACGATTATACCGCAAAGCTTCTGGCATCTGTTCCACAAATGAAGCCAGGTTGGCTGGATGACATTATGGCGCAGCGTGCAGACCTCACTATCGCAGATACCGATAAGGACATGAAAATATGA
- a CDS encoding homocysteine S-methyltransferase family protein has translation MSKKTIILDGGMGRELERVGAPFRQPEWSALALIEGPQYVREVHDGYIAAGADVITTNSYAVVPFHIGEDRFAAEGHKLASLSGRIAREAADSASREVKVAGSLPPVFGSYQPDLFDPARAGELLNVLVDGLAPSVDLWLAETQSSLIEVKAAHEAIRSTGKPLWISYTLRDDVASGAITEAQLRSGETVAEGARLAAELGAEALLFNCAMPEVMDAAILAAKQVFDELGKDIPIGVYANAFPSQQGADEANATITEIRADLDPDAYGVWAQRWVKSGAGIIGGCCGIGTNHIHALSNQYLCE, from the coding sequence ATGAGCAAAAAGACAATCATTCTCGATGGTGGCATGGGACGTGAACTGGAACGCGTCGGTGCACCATTCCGTCAACCGGAATGGTCCGCACTCGCGCTTATCGAAGGTCCTCAATACGTTCGCGAAGTGCATGACGGCTATATCGCAGCCGGCGCCGATGTCATTACCACAAACAGCTATGCAGTCGTCCCTTTCCACATCGGAGAAGACCGTTTTGCGGCTGAAGGCCACAAACTCGCAAGCCTTTCTGGCAGGATTGCTCGCGAAGCAGCAGATTCAGCATCCCGTGAAGTTAAAGTAGCCGGATCCTTACCGCCTGTCTTTGGATCCTATCAGCCTGACCTTTTTGATCCTGCCAGAGCAGGCGAATTGCTGAATGTGCTTGTGGATGGGCTGGCACCATCCGTTGACCTCTGGCTTGCCGAGACGCAAAGCAGCCTGATTGAAGTCAAAGCCGCACATGAGGCCATTCGTTCAACGGGAAAGCCTCTCTGGATTTCCTACACGCTCCGCGATGATGTAGCCAGCGGAGCAATCACCGAGGCACAGCTTCGTTCAGGAGAAACGGTGGCTGAAGGTGCACGGCTTGCCGCAGAGCTCGGAGCGGAAGCGCTCCTGTTTAATTGTGCAATGCCTGAAGTTATGGATGCAGCCATTCTTGCAGCAAAGCAGGTCTTCGATGAGCTGGGCAAGGATATTCCAATTGGCGTTTATGCCAATGCATTTCCTTCACAACAGGGCGCTGATGAGGCGAACGCTACTATTACTGAAATTCGCGCTGACCTCGATCCTGACGCCTACGGGGTATGGGCTCAGCGTTGGGTCAAGAGCGGTGCAGGTATCATTGGCGGCTGCTGCGGAATTGGCACCAACCACATTCATGCATTGTCGAACCAATATCTCTGCGAATAA
- a CDS encoding porin codes for MKKTLAASVAVLAMSQAASAADTIVAPEPEAVEYVRVCDAYGKGYFYIPGTETCLRLAGYVRYDVSGGDYAYARVPSTKKMDTYGQLTRFTFRTFTGTETELGTLKTVTETRYQWYNGADSSSSGSLRLGFIELGGLRVGLDQSAFVTFSDYLGNVLNDDVILAGGYRTNLISYTYKNKEGFSAILSLEQGGNSDSDVDVTIDDYMPHVVGGLKYAQSWGSIAGVAAYDARNEEWAGKVKVDLKVSDKFSLWSQFAYKSNEDHYKANANGDVYRIVDSFYGTWGGDWALWGGLAYQATKKAKLNLQVGYDASETLMATGNVSYALVPGFNITPEVTYVQWNNKRIALDGQDALGLKLRFQRSF; via the coding sequence ATGAAGAAAACTCTAGCTGCATCGGTCGCTGTTCTGGCAATGTCGCAAGCTGCGTCGGCTGCCGATACCATAGTGGCACCCGAGCCGGAAGCTGTGGAATATGTCCGCGTTTGCGATGCCTACGGCAAAGGCTATTTTTATATTCCTGGAACGGAAACATGCCTGCGTTTGGCGGGTTATGTGCGTTATGATGTTAGCGGTGGTGATTATGCTTATGCACGCGTTCCAAGCACCAAAAAAATGGACACTTACGGGCAGTTGACCCGTTTCACTTTCCGCACATTTACCGGAACCGAAACTGAACTCGGTACTCTCAAGACAGTGACCGAAACGCGCTATCAGTGGTACAACGGTGCAGATTCTTCATCGTCCGGCTCCCTGCGTCTGGGCTTTATCGAGCTTGGTGGTCTCCGTGTCGGTCTCGACCAGTCGGCATTCGTGACTTTCTCTGATTATCTGGGCAACGTGCTCAATGATGACGTCATTCTGGCCGGTGGCTATCGTACTAATCTGATCAGCTATACCTACAAGAATAAAGAAGGCTTCTCGGCTATCTTGTCGCTTGAACAAGGCGGCAATTCCGATTCCGATGTTGATGTTACAATCGATGATTATATGCCGCATGTGGTGGGTGGTCTGAAATACGCTCAGTCATGGGGAAGCATCGCAGGCGTAGCTGCCTATGACGCACGTAACGAAGAATGGGCGGGTAAGGTCAAGGTTGATCTCAAGGTGAGCGACAAGTTCTCGCTCTGGTCGCAGTTCGCCTATAAGTCTAATGAAGACCATTACAAGGCGAATGCCAATGGCGATGTCTATCGTATTGTAGATAGTTTCTACGGTACATGGGGTGGTGATTGGGCTTTGTGGGGTGGCCTCGCCTATCAGGCAACTAAAAAAGCCAAACTCAACCTGCAAGTTGGCTATGATGCCAGCGAAACTCTGATGGCGACTGGCAATGTCAGCTATGCATTAGTACCGGGCTTCAACATCACTCCTGAAGTTACCTATGTTCAGTGGAACAACAAGCGTATTGCACTTGATGGACAGGATGCGCTGGGCTTGAAACTGCGTTTCCAGCGCTCATTCTGA
- a CDS encoding FMN-binding negative transcriptional regulator, translated as MLYTKPYYQPSDTTEVFDLVDRTVLGTLITSHEGGVAISHPVFMMDRTRGENGTLVSHVAASNDHVESLKRGLPSIAILMDAGHYVSSSWYPGYPERDSAPTWSFMVAHIHGTPKILSEAATAKHLHELVKHMEKGRDKPWQMKELGPGGLERRLPNIVGYEMPIEKMEIKFKLGQDERSADMNAAIKKLREEGREDVAEMMARHCKL; from the coding sequence ATGCTCTATACAAAGCCCTATTATCAACCGTCCGATACGACAGAGGTTTTCGATCTCGTTGACAGAACGGTGCTTGGTACTTTGATCACCAGCCATGAGGGTGGCGTTGCTATATCGCACCCTGTCTTCATGATGGATCGGACACGCGGCGAGAATGGCACGTTGGTCTCGCACGTCGCCGCATCCAACGATCATGTTGAGTCTCTGAAACGTGGCCTGCCATCAATTGCGATCCTGATGGATGCTGGTCATTATGTGTCGTCGTCCTGGTATCCGGGCTATCCGGAAAGGGACAGCGCACCGACCTGGAGTTTTATGGTTGCTCATATCCACGGCACACCCAAAATCCTGTCGGAAGCAGCGACCGCCAAACATCTCCACGAACTCGTCAAGCATATGGAAAAGGGGCGTGATAAGCCCTGGCAGATGAAGGAACTCGGCCCCGGTGGTCTGGAACGGCGTCTGCCCAATATCGTTGGCTACGAAATGCCGATTGAGAAGATGGAAATCAAGTTCAAGCTCGGGCAGGACGAACGGTCGGCAGATATGAATGCTGCGATCAAAAAACTGCGCGAAGAGGGGCGGGAAGATGTTGCCGAAATGATGGCGCGTCATTGCAAGCTTTAG
- a CDS encoding amidase, whose product MTSKSFDYTRADAVGLGEAIRAKVLSPHEAVQEAFAAIDRCNPNLNAVIHEMRDQAEEQLKTLPEGPLSGVPVLLKDDCPSYAGAAMSFGCRAAEGNISQRDHEIVKRYKSAGLVVVGKTNLPEFSCNIATESSLHGPALNPWDIKRSIGGSSGGAAAAVAARMVPVAYGNDGAGSIRIPASCGGLFGLRPSRGRVPCGPVSTENWGGMVSHHVLTRSVRDSAMMLDLTDALEPGSLYAAPAKTDLFVNSVRTAPQKLRIGVWQQSDLHQALDEQTVAALEATIALCEQLGHSVVRVKPDFDGVRLADAIQKLIAVYTAIEVADVAATMAKPANALYFEPSNLGLAAYGDGLAATEVIQARLTANSTARSFGRLFEECDVVLSPVMPIGSFPLGKLDVRSPDWKGFARQFLELTAFTHPINAAGLPAMSVPLNETSDGLPVGSQFIAPYGAENLLFELAGQLEAMCPWSDRLPAIHA is encoded by the coding sequence ATGACGTCTAAATCGTTTGACTACACCCGGGCCGATGCGGTCGGTCTGGGAGAGGCCATTCGCGCAAAAGTTCTGTCGCCGCATGAGGCTGTTCAGGAAGCATTTGCAGCCATTGATCGGTGCAATCCCAATCTGAATGCAGTGATCCATGAGATGCGCGATCAGGCGGAAGAGCAGCTTAAAACATTGCCGGAAGGTCCGCTTAGCGGTGTTCCAGTGTTACTGAAGGATGATTGCCCGTCCTATGCCGGTGCTGCGATGTCCTTTGGGTGTCGGGCCGCAGAGGGAAATATCTCGCAGCGCGATCATGAAATCGTCAAACGGTATAAGTCCGCTGGCCTCGTGGTGGTGGGTAAAACCAATTTGCCTGAGTTTTCCTGCAATATCGCAACCGAATCCTCGCTGCATGGTCCGGCGCTTAACCCCTGGGATATAAAACGCAGCATTGGCGGTTCTTCTGGCGGTGCAGCAGCGGCGGTTGCTGCACGCATGGTGCCCGTGGCCTATGGCAATGACGGTGCAGGTTCGATCCGCATTCCCGCATCGTGTGGCGGGCTTTTCGGACTGCGTCCGTCACGCGGACGTGTCCCATGCGGCCCGGTCTCGACAGAAAACTGGGGCGGAATGGTCAGCCATCATGTGTTGACGCGTTCAGTTCGCGATTCCGCAATGATGCTTGATCTGACAGATGCTCTTGAACCGGGTTCGCTTTATGCGGCCCCGGCCAAGACGGACCTGTTCGTCAACAGTGTCAGAACGGCACCGCAAAAGCTTCGTATTGGAGTTTGGCAACAGTCTGATCTCCATCAAGCTCTCGACGAGCAAACAGTTGCAGCACTGGAGGCGACGATTGCGCTGTGCGAACAGCTGGGACATAGCGTCGTTCGGGTAAAGCCTGATTTTGACGGTGTACGGCTTGCAGATGCCATACAAAAACTGATCGCTGTTTATACCGCAATTGAAGTGGCGGATGTTGCCGCAACAATGGCAAAGCCCGCGAATGCTCTCTATTTTGAGCCTTCAAACCTGGGATTAGCTGCTTATGGCGATGGCTTGGCCGCCACAGAGGTCATTCAGGCGCGTTTAACCGCCAACAGTACCGCGCGCAGTTTTGGTCGTTTATTTGAAGAATGCGACGTGGTGCTAAGCCCGGTCATGCCGATCGGCTCATTTCCGCTTGGAAAGCTCGACGTGCGCTCACCCGATTGGAAAGGTTTTGCCCGACAGTTTCTGGAACTGACGGCCTTTACCCATCCGATCAATGCCGCTGGCCTGCCTGCAATGAGTGTTCCGCTAAATGAAACGTCTGATGGCTTGCCCGTCGGCAGCCAGTTCATTGCTCCTTATGGGGCCGAAAATCTGCTATTCGAGCTTGCAGGTCAGTTGGAAGCCATGTGCCCATGGTCTGATCGACTGCCCGCCATTCACGCCTGA
- a CDS encoding ABC transporter substrate-binding protein, whose amino-acid sequence MFNPISLRSAFSIALLGLSATAFQAHAANDETLRVAIHSDVASINPGVNRDANADMVVAHIAEGLVAYGDDLAIKPMLAESWTANADHTVYDFKLRKGVKFQNGKDLTAKDVVWNFERYLKPDTAFQCVNRYNGKVDSELKSVEAVDDSTVRFSFAAPAPNFVITMATIQCTPWILSPESVDADGKFVKPIGTGPYAFSKWERGRYLDLTRFDDYAALPGDVDGLVGNKTGHVKTIQFMTVPDSSTRTNGLLSGEIDFIDEVEPTGVKDLEAKGMKVNVQQTPAWMVLQIQSASDKLKDPQIRQAIAHAIDLNQLAAAIGEGMYTPNPSVIAPNTIYSDNQAAAWPAYDPAKAQELLTKAGYKGEPISLLVANRQNRVQVATIIQAFLAASGINAQLEVRDWATQLDQYRRGAYELAVFAYSARLDPLLSFQSMIGDKKADAARQWDDAKAEELLKKVSVTSDVEERKKLFNELNTLMAEQVPILGLVNLPSITATGPKVNDYKGWAGDTDRFWMISKEQ is encoded by the coding sequence ATGTTCAATCCAATTTCACTACGCTCTGCGTTTAGCATTGCGCTTCTTGGTCTCAGCGCCACAGCCTTTCAAGCACATGCTGCAAATGATGAGACTTTGCGCGTTGCCATTCACTCGGATGTTGCGAGCATCAATCCGGGCGTCAATCGCGATGCCAATGCCGATATGGTTGTTGCTCACATTGCCGAAGGTCTGGTCGCTTACGGCGACGATCTCGCCATCAAGCCAATGCTGGCTGAGAGCTGGACCGCGAATGCCGATCATACGGTCTATGATTTCAAGCTGCGAAAAGGTGTCAAGTTCCAGAATGGCAAAGACCTGACCGCCAAGGATGTCGTCTGGAATTTTGAACGCTATCTCAAGCCCGATACAGCGTTTCAATGCGTCAATCGTTACAATGGCAAAGTGGACTCCGAATTGAAGTCGGTCGAGGCTGTCGATGACAGCACGGTGCGCTTCAGCTTTGCGGCACCTGCGCCAAACTTCGTCATTACCATGGCTACCATCCAGTGCACGCCATGGATATTGAGCCCGGAATCCGTTGATGCAGATGGCAAGTTTGTAAAGCCGATTGGCACCGGTCCCTATGCTTTTTCCAAATGGGAGCGTGGTCGTTATCTGGACCTGACCCGTTTCGATGATTACGCGGCTCTGCCCGGCGATGTCGACGGTCTGGTGGGGAACAAAACAGGCCATGTAAAGACCATTCAGTTCATGACTGTTCCTGATTCAAGCACCCGCACCAATGGTCTGCTTTCCGGTGAGATCGACTTCATCGATGAAGTGGAGCCAACAGGCGTCAAGGATCTGGAAGCAAAAGGCATGAAGGTCAATGTGCAGCAGACGCCAGCATGGATGGTACTTCAGATACAATCTGCTTCCGATAAGCTTAAAGATCCGCAGATACGTCAGGCGATTGCGCATGCGATTGATCTTAATCAGCTTGCCGCTGCAATAGGCGAGGGGATGTATACACCGAATCCTTCGGTTATTGCACCAAACACGATCTATTCGGATAATCAGGCAGCCGCATGGCCTGCATATGACCCTGCCAAAGCGCAGGAGCTACTGACCAAGGCCGGATACAAGGGTGAACCGATCAGCCTTCTGGTTGCCAACCGCCAGAACCGTGTACAGGTTGCCACGATCATTCAGGCATTCCTTGCAGCTTCCGGCATCAATGCGCAGCTCGAAGTGCGTGACTGGGCGACCCAGCTCGACCAGTATCGCCGTGGCGCCTATGAACTTGCGGTTTTCGCTTATTCAGCCCGCCTTGATCCGCTGTTGTCATTCCAGTCGATGATTGGTGACAAAAAGGCTGATGCTGCGCGCCAGTGGGATGATGCCAAGGCGGAAGAACTTCTCAAGAAGGTTTCAGTGACAAGCGATGTCGAAGAACGCAAGAAGCTCTTCAACGAGCTCAATACGCTGATGGCCGAACAGGTTCCAATCCTTGGTCTGGTCAATTTGCCGTCTATTACGGCGACGGGCCCGAAAGTGAATGATTACAAAGGCTGGGCAGGCGATACAGATCGCTTCTGGATGATCAGCAAGGAACAATAA
- a CDS encoding alpha/beta hydrolase, protein MSTTEEKPATKRQGHGKKLSFYDFGATTFFASQFDQRFSYCLYVPEDYDEDGTETHELIVIIHGTGRTAAQYRDHFASFAQKNRCIVLAPLFPAGIVVQGDLANYKRIEFHGIRFDHILLSMIDEVAAKYRLKSNRAIMYGFSGGGQFCQRFFMLHPQRLKAVSIGAPGVVTLLNSDYDWWVGVRDVEVRFGCRIDLEAMRSVTVHTVIGAEDTATWEIAIPRDSAFWMHGADLQGDCRIDRIEALARSFEGHGIAVRKDRVPGVAHEPFKVLEPVEAFFADVLRSQS, encoded by the coding sequence ATGTCCACCACTGAGGAAAAGCCTGCCACCAAGCGGCAGGGCCATGGCAAGAAACTCAGCTTCTACGATTTTGGGGCGACCACGTTTTTTGCAAGTCAGTTCGACCAGCGTTTCAGCTACTGCCTTTATGTCCCCGAAGACTATGATGAAGACGGCACAGAAACGCACGAACTGATCGTCATCATTCACGGAACAGGGCGGACGGCGGCACAATACCGCGATCACTTTGCAAGTTTTGCGCAAAAGAACCGCTGCATTGTACTGGCACCGCTGTTTCCCGCGGGCATCGTCGTGCAAGGCGATCTTGCCAACTACAAGCGCATTGAGTTTCACGGCATTCGCTTTGACCATATTCTGTTGTCGATGATCGACGAAGTGGCAGCCAAATATCGCCTCAAAAGCAATCGCGCCATCATGTACGGTTTTTCTGGCGGCGGGCAGTTCTGCCAGCGCTTTTTCATGCTGCATCCCCAGAGGCTCAAGGCCGTCTCTATCGGAGCGCCCGGCGTCGTGACCCTGCTCAATTCTGATTATGACTGGTGGGTAGGTGTTCGCGATGTCGAAGTGCGTTTTGGCTGCCGCATCGATCTTGAAGCGATGAGAAGCGTGACCGTTCATACCGTGATCGGTGCGGAAGATACCGCGACCTGGGAAATCGCCATCCCGCGTGACAGCGCCTTCTGGATGCACGGCGCCGATCTTCAGGGCGATTGCCGGATCGATCGTATTGAAGCACTGGCCAGGTCGTTTGAAGGTCACGGTATTGCGGTTCGTAAGGACAGGGTTCCGGGTGTGGCTCACGAGCCTTTCAAAGTGCTGGAGCCGGTCGAAGCATTTTTCGCGGATGTGTTGAGGTCACAAAGCTGA
- a CDS encoding ABC transporter ATP-binding protein produces MTSAPLLEIDDVSLRVGDSALEIVKRASFSIKAGEILGIVGESGSGKTMLARAIMGLVPASIKTSHGAIRFKGQNVSTMSPTALRGLRGDGIAMIFQEPMTSLTPSLTIGRQLEEGLELHFPAEKAQHADWIRAMLLRVGIADPDRAIEAFPHEFSGGMRQRIMIACAMLMKPDLLIADEPTTALDAVIQREVMELLVDLTRERGTTVLLISHDLPMIARYSNRVVVMRHGEVVETGDTADVLAKPRHEYTRKLLSTLPVRGPARVVPKADPLISVRDLVVDFEGRGGWFKKAGGKRALHGVTIDVLPNEVVAVVGGSGSGKTTAARVMAGLIKPSEGKLLFRGQPVERRSSHYQDYRYHTQMVFQDPYSSLDPRMKVGELVGEALRFSRELSSSQKVDRVRETLEDVGLGGDYANRYAHEMSGGQRQRVAIARALVRRPAFVIADEAVSALDVTVRAQVLDLFAKLQQSYGFGCLFITHDLGVVEQIADRVVVMNDGRIIEQGTRDEIFDAPQNDYTRRLLSAIPMLELTDEGGVKLKWRGDNANTRSGEEGGYVHH; encoded by the coding sequence ATGACTTCCGCACCCCTGCTTGAAATCGACGATGTCAGCCTGCGCGTTGGCGACAGTGCGCTGGAGATCGTCAAGCGCGCGTCCTTCTCCATAAAAGCTGGCGAAATTCTCGGCATCGTTGGTGAATCCGGCTCCGGCAAAACCATGCTCGCGCGGGCCATTATGGGACTGGTTCCGGCGTCCATTAAAACAAGTCATGGTGCGATCCGCTTCAAGGGGCAGAACGTGTCAACGATGTCGCCGACCGCTTTGCGCGGGCTGCGTGGCGATGGCATTGCTATGATCTTTCAGGAGCCGATGACCTCGCTCACCCCGTCACTAACCATCGGGCGGCAGCTTGAAGAAGGGCTTGAACTGCACTTTCCAGCCGAGAAGGCGCAACATGCCGACTGGATCAGAGCCATGTTGTTGCGTGTTGGTATTGCCGATCCTGACCGGGCGATTGAGGCGTTCCCACATGAGTTTTCTGGCGGAATGCGCCAGCGCATCATGATCGCCTGCGCGATGCTGATGAAGCCCGACCTGCTGATCGCGGACGAGCCGACCACTGCGCTCGATGCGGTCATCCAGCGCGAGGTTATGGAGTTGCTGGTCGATCTCACGCGCGAACGCGGCACGACCGTTTTGCTGATCAGCCACGATCTTCCAATGATTGCGCGCTATTCTAATCGTGTTGTTGTAATGCGCCATGGAGAAGTGGTTGAAACAGGCGATACCGCTGATGTTCTGGCAAAGCCTCGCCATGAATACACCCGCAAACTGCTTTCGACATTGCCGGTTCGTGGGCCTGCCCGCGTGGTTCCAAAGGCTGATCCGCTGATCAGCGTGCGCGATCTTGTGGTTGATTTTGAAGGTCGGGGCGGCTGGTTCAAGAAAGCGGGCGGCAAACGAGCTCTGCATGGAGTTACAATTGATGTTCTGCCCAACGAGGTTGTTGCCGTGGTTGGCGGCTCCGGTTCGGGCAAGACGACAGCCGCGCGTGTGATGGCCGGACTAATCAAGCCGAGCGAAGGCAAATTGCTGTTCAGGGGCCAGCCCGTTGAGAGACGTTCATCCCATTATCAGGATTATCGTTATCACACGCAAATGGTGTTTCAGGACCCTTATTCATCACTCGACCCGCGTATGAAAGTGGGCGAGTTGGTCGGCGAGGCGCTGCGTTTCTCAAGAGAGCTTTCGTCCAGCCAGAAAGTGGATCGTGTTCGCGAAACACTGGAGGATGTTGGCCTCGGTGGAGATTATGCCAATCGTTATGCGCATGAAATGTCGGGTGGTCAGCGTCAGCGTGTGGCGATTGCGCGTGCGCTTGTGCGCCGTCCCGCTTTTGTTATTGCCGATGAGGCAGTCTCGGCGCTTGACGTGACGGTGCGGGCGCAGGTTCTCGATCTCTTTGCCAAGTTGCAGCAGAGCTACGGCTTCGGTTGCCTGTTTATCACTCATGATCTGGGCGTGGTTGAACAAATTGCCGATCGTGTGGTCGTGATGAATGACGGTCGTATTATCGAGCAGGGAACGCGCGACGAGATTTTCGACGCCCCGCAAAACGATTATACCCGCCGTCTTTTGTCAGCCATTCCGATGCTCGAACTGACGGACGAAGGTGGCGTCAAACTCAAATGGCGCGGCGATAATGCAAATACGAGATCCGGAGAGGAGGGCGGTTATGTCCACCACTGA
- a CDS encoding ABC transporter permease yields MKNISLNALIGGTLTATLLTIAVVGSFWTPYNPLTLDFTARLAPPSAAHWLGTDEFGRDQLSRLMKGASASVSISVFTVFLATLGGVLIGAISGFLRGWFDRLLMMVNDALLAFPGILMALGLLAVFGANKNGIILALALAYMSSVIRVVRGTVLSLREREFVEASRVMGNSEIYTMVRHILPNCLAPVLVMATSMCGWAILAESSLSFLGLGVPPPAPTWGNMLAGSRNFIEQAVWLGIFPGLAISLSLLGINLLGDALRDRLDPRMRKRS; encoded by the coding sequence ATGAAAAACATCTCTCTCAACGCACTGATCGGCGGAACTCTGACCGCAACGCTTCTCACAATAGCAGTGGTGGGTTCCTTCTGGACGCCCTATAACCCGCTCACGTTGGACTTCACCGCGCGCCTTGCGCCGCCAAGTGCCGCGCATTGGCTGGGTACGGATGAATTTGGTCGCGACCAGCTGAGCCGTCTTATGAAAGGCGCATCGGCCAGTGTTTCAATCAGCGTGTTTACCGTCTTTCTCGCCACCCTCGGTGGAGTGCTTATCGGGGCGATCAGCGGCTTTTTGCGTGGCTGGTTCGACCGGTTGTTGATGATGGTCAACGATGCGCTGCTGGCATTCCCTGGTATATTGATGGCGCTTGGTCTTCTGGCCGTTTTTGGTGCCAACAAGAATGGCATCATCTTGGCACTCGCTCTCGCCTATATGTCTTCGGTCATTCGCGTGGTTCGTGGCACGGTTTTGAGCTTGCGTGAACGGGAGTTCGTTGAGGCTTCCCGCGTCATGGGGAACTCGGAAATCTATACGATGGTGCGCCATATTCTGCCGAACTGTCTGGCACCGGTTCTTGTCATGGCAACGTCCATGTGCGGTTGGGCAATTCTCGCAGAAAGTTCGCTCAGCTTTCTGGGTTTGGGTGTGCCGCCGCCAGCGCCGACATGGGGCAATATGCTGGCCGGTAGCCGCAATTTCATTGAGCAGGCCGTTTGGCTCGGTATTTTCCCCGGCCTTGCAATTTCGCTGTCGCTGCTTGGTATCAATCTTCTTGGTGACGCGTTGCGCGACCGCCTCGACCCACGCATGAGGAAGCGCTCATGA